Within Pseudomonadota bacterium, the genomic segment ATGCTCGAGACGTCGGTGAACCCCTGCTCGGTGAAGTACGCGGCGCCCCCGAGGCTGCTGAACCCGTGATAGCAGTAGACCACCAGCGGGCGCGTCTTGTCGGCGGACGAGACGAACGCGTCGACCTCGCCGTCGTTCACGTGAATGGCGCCGGGGATGTGCGCCTCCTCGTAGGCCCATGGGTCGCGCACATCGACGAACGTGGCCGAGCCCTGCGCGACAAGATGTCTCGCGTCTTCCACCGTGATCTCGCGGACGTCCATGGGGAGGCTCCTTCTGCACGCGGCATCTCTGGG encodes:
- the glpE gene encoding thiosulfate sulfurtransferase GlpE; translation: MDVREITVEDARHLVAQGSATFVDVRDPWAYEEAHIPGAIHVNDGEVDAFVSSADKTRPLVVYCYHGFSSLGGAAYFTEQGFTDVSSMSGGFEAWRATAE